Proteins encoded together in one Candidatus Eisenbacteria bacterium window:
- the glp gene encoding gephyrin-like molybdotransferase Glp translates to MISVVEAISTILDATPVLGASRLPLAEALGCVAAEDVISNRAVPGADNSAMDGFAVHASDVATAPARLRIVGTVPAGSLLTERVAPGTAVKIFTGGVVPDGADTVVRVEDTETGDGVVTIRVPVKAGANVRPRGEDITPGQIVLARGTLIGPADLGVLASIGVGTVLAHRRPRVAIVSTGAELVEIDQTPGPAQVVNSNAYVLAAAVARAGGTPTVLPIARDRFEDIRARFEEAMANADVVLSTGGVSVGEFDFVKEALDAVGVKRLFWRVAQKPGKPLTFGRLGDRLLYGLPGNPVSALVCFEVYVWPALRKLAGHRAIHQPVVRARLAAPVKKATNLTEFVRVRLARKGDEWVAVAGAAQGSGILSSLAAGAGLLVGPAAVTQLDAGTVHPVIVLDGTTFATEIPQFSS, encoded by the coding sequence GTGATCTCGGTCGTTGAGGCGATCTCGACCATCCTGGACGCGACGCCGGTGCTGGGCGCATCCCGGCTGCCGCTCGCCGAGGCGCTGGGATGCGTCGCGGCCGAGGACGTCATCTCCAACCGCGCGGTGCCCGGCGCCGACAACTCGGCGATGGACGGCTTCGCGGTGCACGCGAGCGACGTCGCGACGGCGCCGGCGCGGCTCCGCATCGTGGGTACGGTGCCGGCGGGCTCGCTCCTCACCGAGCGCGTCGCGCCGGGCACGGCCGTCAAGATCTTCACCGGCGGCGTCGTTCCCGACGGCGCCGACACCGTGGTTCGCGTCGAGGACACCGAGACGGGGGACGGCGTCGTGACGATCCGCGTGCCGGTGAAGGCGGGGGCGAACGTCCGCCCGCGCGGCGAGGACATCACGCCGGGGCAGATCGTGCTCGCGCGGGGCACGCTCATCGGGCCGGCCGATCTCGGAGTCCTGGCGTCGATCGGTGTCGGCACGGTGCTCGCGCATCGCCGGCCCCGGGTGGCGATCGTGTCGACCGGCGCCGAGCTGGTGGAGATCGATCAGACGCCGGGACCCGCGCAGGTCGTGAACAGCAACGCCTACGTGCTCGCGGCCGCCGTCGCGCGGGCCGGGGGAACGCCCACCGTGCTGCCGATCGCCCGCGATCGCTTCGAGGACATCCGGGCCCGCTTCGAAGAGGCGATGGCGAACGCCGACGTCGTGCTCTCGACCGGCGGCGTGTCGGTCGGCGAGTTCGACTTCGTGAAGGAGGCTCTGGACGCGGTCGGCGTGAAGCGCCTGTTCTGGCGCGTCGCGCAAAAGCCGGGGAAGCCGCTCACCTTCGGACGGCTCGGCGACCGGCTGCTCTATGGCCTGCCCGGCAACCCCGTCTCCGCCCTCGTCTGCTTCGAGGTGTACGTGTGGCCGGCACTCAGAAAGCTCGCCGGACATCGTGCGATCCACCAGCCCGTGGTGCGCGCCCGCCTCGCCGCGCCCGTGAAGAAGGCGACGAACCTGACCGAGTTCGTGCGCGTGCGCCTCGCGCGCAAAGGCGACGAATGGGTCGCGGTCGCCGGCGCAGCGCAGGGCTCGGGGATCCTCTCGTCGCTCGCCGCGGGCGCCGGGCTCCTCGTCGGGCCGGCGGCCGTGACGCAGCTCGACGCGGGCACCGTCCATCCCGTCATCGTGCTCGACGGGACGACGTTCGCGACCGAAATCCCGCAATTTTCGAGTTGA